A region of Paenibacillus thiaminolyticus DNA encodes the following proteins:
- a CDS encoding SDR family oxidoreductase, whose amino-acid sequence MDLQLKDKTAIVLASSKGLGLAAASALAGEGARVTLVGRQEETVREAAGQIEARTGSRPLAVVADITRPQDIERIVAVTVERYGTVDILVNNCGGPAPGTFDEIDDSAWQHGFELTLLSYIRSIRAVLPYMRGQKFGRIVNVTSSAHKEPIENLIVSSTLRVGVLGLAKTLAPELARDNILINTVGPGRFATDRVIQLDQLAAEARQVEVGQIEEEQRRRIPIGRYGSPEEMGTLIAFLASPANSYMTGQAVLADGGAVRSL is encoded by the coding sequence ATGGATTTGCAACTGAAGGACAAGACGGCCATCGTGTTGGCCTCATCCAAAGGCTTGGGATTGGCAGCAGCCTCCGCGCTGGCGGGGGAAGGGGCGCGCGTGACATTGGTCGGCCGCCAGGAAGAGACCGTTCGCGAGGCGGCGGGACAGATAGAGGCACGGACAGGCAGCCGGCCGCTTGCCGTCGTGGCGGATATTACCCGCCCGCAAGACATTGAACGCATCGTAGCCGTTACCGTGGAGCGGTACGGCACGGTCGACATTCTGGTCAACAATTGCGGCGGGCCGGCACCGGGAACCTTCGATGAGATTGACGACTCGGCCTGGCAGCACGGCTTCGAGCTGACGCTGCTCAGCTATATCCGCTCCATTCGCGCCGTGCTTCCTTATATGCGCGGCCAGAAGTTCGGGCGCATCGTCAATGTGACCTCCTCCGCACATAAGGAGCCGATCGAGAATCTCATCGTCTCCTCCACCCTGCGGGTCGGCGTGCTCGGGCTTGCGAAGACGTTGGCTCCGGAGCTGGCACGGGACAATATTCTCATCAATACGGTCGGTCCGGGCCGCTTCGCGACCGATCGCGTCATCCAATTGGACCAGTTGGCCGCGGAGGCGCGGCAGGTGGAGGTCGGCCAGATCGAGGAGGAGCAGCGCCGCCGCATTCCTATCGGACGATACGGCAGCCCGGAGGAGATGGGGACGCTGATCGCGTTCCTCGCCTCGCCGGCGAACAGCTATATGACCGGACAGGCGGTGCTGGCCGACGGGGGAGCCGTCCGCTCGCTCTAA
- a CDS encoding TraX family protein, translated as MNAFTLKLLALALMLLDHIHFYFPDSPDWFHSAGRLAAPIFFFFAAEGYAHTRDIRRYMLRMFIFALVMAAGSELLTLAMPGGTIDNNIFLSLFAALVLMAALDWARSSGQTAGGILICGTIMGAMFFVEYGLLAVSMAIVFHLLRGTKAMMPAFILSSLVLSLAPYAHVHREEMWTAHYLFVVNPQWMMIFAIPLIMAYNRERGPDQPWAKYVFYFFYPLHVWILYAISWLAAA; from the coding sequence TTGAACGCGTTCACGCTGAAGCTGCTCGCGCTCGCACTCATGCTGCTCGATCATATTCATTTTTATTTCCCGGATTCTCCCGACTGGTTCCATAGCGCGGGACGGCTGGCCGCCCCCATCTTCTTCTTCTTCGCGGCGGAAGGCTACGCCCATACGCGCGACATCCGGCGCTACATGCTGCGCATGTTCATTTTCGCTCTGGTGATGGCGGCAGGCAGCGAGCTGCTGACGTTGGCCATGCCGGGCGGCACGATTGACAATAACATCTTCCTCTCGCTCTTCGCCGCGCTCGTGCTGATGGCAGCGTTGGACTGGGCGAGATCGTCAGGCCAGACGGCGGGAGGCATCCTGATCTGCGGCACGATTATGGGAGCCATGTTCTTCGTCGAGTACGGCTTGCTGGCGGTGTCGATGGCGATCGTCTTCCATCTGCTTCGAGGCACCAAAGCGATGATGCCGGCGTTCATCCTCTCTTCTCTCGTGCTCTCGCTCGCCCCGTACGCCCATGTGCACCGAGAGGAGATGTGGACGGCGCATTACCTGTTCGTGGTCAATCCGCAATGGATGATGATCTTTGCCATCCCGCTGATAATGGCCTATAACAGAGAACGAGGCCCGGACCAGCCATGGGCCAAGTACGTATTCTATTTCTTTTATCCACTGCATGTGTGGATTCTATATGCCATCAGCTGGCTGGCCGCGGCATAG
- a CDS encoding stalk domain-containing protein, which translates to MKNRWFIGLAFVMLLAAFATGALAAGSYKLIVDGKKIDADIRDINGTVYVPLRTVSEALGAAVRYDKTSQTITLHSSPRAAPAAQDAADESRKGSRQHPASLGETVAFAAGNGADATATGSITIEEIVRGKEAWDQIYATNRFNKAPRKGYEYILAKVTVSIDSHANPDAAVDVNAFDFTLVSSAGADYPAVAVVTPDPPLRTKIYVGGTYTGWAAFQVRHDDAEPLIANGRKHDGTSGLWFKTVP; encoded by the coding sequence ATGAAAAATAGATGGTTCATCGGACTCGCGTTCGTGATGCTGCTTGCCGCATTTGCAACCGGAGCGTTGGCCGCCGGGTCGTACAAGCTGATCGTGGACGGGAAGAAAATAGATGCGGACATCCGGGACATCAACGGCACCGTCTATGTGCCGTTGCGCACCGTCTCGGAAGCGCTTGGGGCCGCCGTGCGCTATGACAAGACCAGCCAGACGATTACGCTCCATTCGTCTCCGCGTGCTGCACCGGCCGCGCAAGATGCGGCGGATGAATCGCGCAAGGGTTCCCGGCAGCATCCGGCTTCGCTGGGCGAGACGGTGGCCTTTGCGGCGGGCAACGGAGCCGATGCGACGGCGACAGGAAGCATAACCATCGAGGAGATTGTTAGAGGGAAGGAAGCATGGGATCAAATCTATGCGACGAACCGCTTCAACAAAGCGCCGCGCAAAGGCTATGAATACATATTGGCAAAAGTGACCGTCAGCATCGACTCTCACGCCAACCCGGACGCGGCGGTCGATGTCAACGCGTTCGACTTCACCCTGGTCTCATCCGCCGGCGCCGATTACCCCGCAGTCGCGGTCGTCACTCCGGATCCCCCGCTCCGGACGAAGATATATGTCGGCGGCACCTATACGGGATGGGCCGCCTTCCAGGTCCGTCATGACGACGCGGAGCCGCTCATCGCGAACGGCCGCAAACACGACGGCACGAGCGGCCTGTGGTTCAAGACCGTTCCATAA
- a CDS encoding twin-arginine translocase TatA/TatE family subunit, with the protein MLNNIGISGLVIILMLALLLFGPAKLPQLGRAFGDTLREFRNSTRGLTDDGKEEEDRETIELKKLP; encoded by the coding sequence ATGCTGAACAATATCGGGATTTCCGGCCTGGTCATTATTTTGATGCTGGCGCTGTTGCTCTTCGGCCCGGCGAAGCTGCCGCAGCTCGGCCGCGCATTCGGCGATACGCTGCGGGAATTCCGCAATTCCACCCGCGGCCTGACCGATGACGGTAAGGAAGAGGAAGACAGAGAGACGATCGAGCTGAAAAAGCTTCCATAG
- the tatC gene encoding twin-arginine translocase subunit TatC translates to MNNQEELILHLTELRKRLIVFTSWFIAMLCVGVYLSPRLLVLLKSRPAKLGIQWNVFAFTDGLFVYMKCALLFAVLLSLPVLFYQLWAFVRPGLTEVEALAALAYVPASFLMFLLGVAFSYYLVFPMMLEFLMQMNRSIGAAEIYGIDRYFTLMFNIVFPLGIAFEMPVVVLFLTRLELMTPDKLRRIRKPAYLGLTIVGACISPPDVVSHLSVTIPLIALFELSICLSAAYSRRLDASSASP, encoded by the coding sequence ATGAATAACCAGGAAGAACTGATTCTGCATTTGACGGAACTGCGCAAGCGGCTGATTGTGTTCACTTCGTGGTTCATTGCGATGCTGTGCGTCGGGGTATACTTATCGCCGCGGCTGCTGGTTCTGCTGAAGTCGCGTCCAGCCAAGCTCGGAATCCAATGGAACGTGTTCGCGTTCACGGACGGGCTGTTCGTCTATATGAAGTGCGCCCTGCTCTTCGCTGTGCTGCTGTCGCTGCCTGTCCTCTTTTATCAGCTGTGGGCGTTCGTCCGCCCGGGGTTGACGGAAGTAGAGGCGCTGGCGGCGCTGGCTTATGTGCCCGCCTCCTTCCTGATGTTCCTGCTGGGGGTTGCCTTCAGCTATTACCTTGTGTTCCCGATGATGCTGGAATTCCTGATGCAGATGAACCGCAGCATTGGGGCGGCGGAGATTTATGGCATCGACCGGTATTTCACGTTGATGTTCAATATCGTCTTCCCGCTCGGCATTGCCTTCGAGATGCCGGTCGTGGTCCTGTTCCTGACCCGGCTGGAACTCATGACGCCGGATAAGCTGCGCCGCATCCGGAAGCCTGCCTACCTCGGATTGACGATTGTCGGGGCATGCATCTCGCCGCCCGATGTCGTCTCGCATTTGTCGGTAACCATCCCGCTGATCGCGTTGTTCGAACTGAGCATTTGTCTGTCCGCTGCCTATTCCCGCCGGCTGGATGCCTCGTCTGCCAGTCCGTAG
- a CDS encoding GMC family oxidoreductase, which yields MATKLPKVPVVIVGMGWAGGVIASELTKAGIKVLGLERGKSRKTEDYFMVHDELRYAQRYELMQDLSKETVTFRNQQSQRALPLRSYGSFLMGEGLGGAGIHWNGQYFRFLPYDFEIYTKTVERYGKKKIPDGMTIQDWGITYDELEPYFDNFEKMAGISGEQEQNPMVGKRSNPFPTPPMKKTPAITMFEEASKKLGYHPYMMPSANLSQAYTNPDGIARAACQYCAFCERFGCEYGAKADPVVTVIPVAEKTGNLEIRTNSNVTEILHSGKKATGVVYVDTVTRKEFIQPADVVILASYVFNNVKLLLLSNLGTAYNPDTGQGVIGRNYAYQVNGGAAAGFYEDREFNTYAGAGALGIEIDDFNGDNFDHSDVNFIHGAGIRLSQTGLRPIANNSVPEGTPSWGKEFKKASLHYAYRTLSVGPQGANMPWRHHYLDLDPTYKDTYGLPQIRITYDFEDQDRELVKFMAAKSAEIMQEMKPSKAGSNGELGPYNIVPYQSTHNTGGVIMGSDPSTSAVNNYMQMWDADNVFVVGASAFPHNSGYNPTATVGALAYRAAEGILTYLKQGGPLA from the coding sequence ATGGCAACGAAGTTACCGAAAGTGCCCGTCGTGATCGTCGGCATGGGTTGGGCGGGAGGAGTCATCGCTTCCGAGCTGACCAAGGCAGGCATCAAGGTGCTCGGGCTGGAACGGGGCAAGAGCCGCAAGACGGAAGACTATTTCATGGTCCATGATGAGCTGCGCTACGCCCAGCGCTATGAGCTGATGCAAGACTTGTCCAAGGAGACGGTCACGTTCCGCAACCAACAAAGCCAGCGGGCGCTGCCGCTGCGAAGCTATGGCTCCTTCCTGATGGGCGAAGGTCTCGGCGGTGCCGGAATCCATTGGAACGGCCAATATTTCCGGTTTTTGCCGTATGATTTCGAGATTTATACGAAGACGGTGGAACGTTACGGCAAAAAGAAGATTCCGGACGGCATGACCATTCAGGACTGGGGCATTACCTATGATGAGCTGGAGCCTTATTTCGACAACTTCGAGAAAATGGCCGGCATCTCCGGGGAGCAGGAGCAGAATCCGATGGTCGGCAAGCGATCCAATCCGTTCCCGACGCCGCCCATGAAAAAAACGCCGGCGATTACCATGTTCGAGGAAGCCTCCAAAAAGCTGGGCTACCATCCGTACATGATGCCGTCGGCGAATCTGTCTCAAGCGTATACGAATCCGGACGGCATCGCACGGGCCGCCTGCCAATATTGCGCCTTCTGTGAGCGATTCGGATGCGAATATGGAGCGAAGGCCGATCCGGTCGTGACGGTCATTCCAGTCGCCGAGAAGACGGGGAATCTGGAGATCCGGACGAACTCCAATGTGACCGAGATTTTACATAGCGGCAAAAAAGCAACGGGCGTTGTCTACGTGGACACGGTGACGCGCAAGGAGTTCATTCAGCCTGCCGATGTCGTTATTTTGGCCAGTTACGTCTTCAATAACGTGAAGCTGCTGCTGCTGTCGAATCTGGGGACGGCTTATAACCCGGATACCGGGCAGGGCGTCATCGGCCGCAACTATGCCTACCAAGTGAATGGGGGGGCCGCCGCCGGATTTTATGAGGACCGCGAGTTCAACACCTATGCAGGCGCCGGAGCGCTGGGCATTGAAATTGATGACTTCAACGGTGACAACTTCGACCATTCGGATGTCAACTTCATTCACGGAGCCGGTATTCGCCTGTCTCAGACCGGCCTTCGGCCTATCGCCAACAACTCGGTTCCGGAGGGAACGCCTTCCTGGGGCAAGGAATTCAAGAAGGCTTCGTTGCATTACGCGTATCGCACGCTGAGCGTTGGGCCGCAAGGAGCAAATATGCCATGGCGGCACCACTATCTTGATTTGGACCCTACCTACAAGGATACGTATGGACTTCCCCAGATCCGGATTACGTATGATTTCGAGGATCAGGACCGCGAGTTGGTCAAGTTCATGGCTGCGAAGTCCGCAGAGATTATGCAAGAAATGAAACCGAGCAAGGCCGGTTCCAATGGGGAGCTTGGCCCGTACAATATCGTGCCGTACCAGTCGACGCATAACACGGGCGGCGTCATTATGGGAAGCGATCCGTCCACTTCGGCCGTCAATAACTATATGCAAATGTGGGACGCGGATAATGTATTCGTCGTCGGCGCGTCGGCCTTCCCTCATAACAGCGGGTACAACCCGACCGCCACCGTAGGCGCGCTTGCCTATCGCGCGGCGGAAGGCATTCTCACGTATTTGAAGCAGGGAGGGCCGTTGGCGTAA
- a CDS encoding gluconate 2-dehydrogenase subunit 3 family protein, producing MNVADTRSNQQGQARDQSRRQFLKVSGAALGGAIVGGVVGAVIDRSVRPGAGTQPAPNQPAPQQAADHNQALMFFNQREFRLTEAAVERIFPADDIGQGAAELGVAFYIDHQLAGQWGINAREYMQGPFFKGEPTQGGFPSIKHHELFMLGLDALEMFSTKHYGKTFTELEASQQDEVLKAFEEGKDVLLDNGETTGAFFKMLRALTLEGVYADPLYGGNKDMMGWRMRRYPGNQMSYLNIIEKPEFVEMEPQSLHSHMTQH from the coding sequence ATGAATGTGGCGGACACACGCAGCAACCAGCAAGGCCAAGCCCGCGACCAATCCCGCCGGCAATTTCTGAAAGTGTCCGGGGCGGCGCTTGGCGGAGCCATAGTCGGGGGTGTCGTAGGAGCGGTCATCGATCGTTCTGTACGGCCGGGCGCCGGGACGCAGCCGGCTCCGAATCAGCCGGCGCCGCAGCAGGCTGCGGATCATAACCAGGCGCTGATGTTTTTCAATCAGCGGGAGTTCCGCCTCACGGAAGCGGCTGTGGAACGGATTTTCCCCGCAGACGATATCGGGCAGGGCGCGGCCGAGCTTGGGGTTGCCTTTTATATCGATCACCAGCTGGCAGGCCAATGGGGAATTAATGCGCGTGAATATATGCAGGGGCCGTTTTTCAAGGGCGAGCCGACGCAAGGCGGCTTCCCGAGCATCAAGCACCATGAACTGTTCATGCTAGGATTGGACGCGTTGGAGATGTTCAGCACGAAGCATTACGGCAAGACCTTCACCGAGCTGGAAGCGAGTCAGCAGGATGAAGTGCTCAAGGCGTTCGAGGAAGGCAAGGATGTCCTCCTGGATAATGGGGAGACGACGGGAGCCTTCTTCAAAATGCTGCGTGCGCTGACGCTCGAAGGCGTCTACGCCGATCCGCTCTATGGCGGGAACAAAGATATGATGGGATGGAGAATGAGACGCTACCCGGGCAACCAGATGAGTTACCTCAATATTATCGAGAAGCCCGAATTCGTCGAGATGGAACCGCAAAGCTTGCACAGCCATATGACCCAACATTAA
- a CDS encoding c-type cytochrome, with protein sequence MFKKMTIMIFSAALIIGLAACGSANKQGAGTNQGTAPEQTTPPAATVDAAAVYKQNCLVCHGANLEGQVGPNLQKVGATRTPEEISTVIHNGGNGMTAFKGVLSEDEISALVDWLSAHK encoded by the coding sequence ATGTTCAAAAAAATGACCATAATGATCTTCTCTGCAGCCCTCATCATCGGATTGGCTGCTTGCGGATCCGCGAACAAGCAGGGGGCCGGCACGAATCAGGGAACGGCCCCGGAACAGACTACGCCTCCTGCCGCTACCGTAGACGCGGCGGCGGTCTATAAGCAGAACTGCCTCGTCTGCCATGGAGCCAATCTGGAAGGACAAGTGGGCCCGAATCTGCAAAAGGTCGGGGCGACGCGCACTCCGGAAGAAATCTCGACTGTCATCCATAACGGAGGCAACGGAATGACGGCGTTCAAGGGCGTATTGAGCGAGGATGAGATTAGCGCGTTGGTAGACTGGCTGTCTGCCCATAAATAA
- a CDS encoding glutathione peroxidase, translated as MATVYDFTVKKPNGELTSLRDYEGQLLLIVNTASKCGFTPQFKELQALYDKFKDRGFAVLGFPCAQFGNQEYEKTEETMEFCQVNYGVTFPMFAKVDVKGPEADPLFSHLTHEKKGLLGSTEIKWNFTKFLVGKDGLVVDRYAPQTNPAKLEDEIAALL; from the coding sequence ATGGCAACGGTCTACGATTTTACGGTGAAGAAGCCGAATGGCGAATTAACGTCCTTGCGGGATTACGAAGGGCAATTGCTCCTTATCGTCAATACCGCGAGCAAATGCGGATTTACGCCGCAATTCAAGGAACTGCAGGCCTTGTATGACAAGTTCAAGGATCGCGGCTTCGCCGTGCTCGGCTTTCCGTGCGCCCAGTTCGGCAATCAAGAGTACGAGAAGACGGAGGAGACGATGGAGTTCTGTCAGGTGAATTACGGCGTCACCTTCCCGATGTTCGCGAAGGTCGATGTGAAGGGGCCAGAGGCCGATCCGTTGTTTTCCCATCTGACCCATGAGAAAAAAGGGCTGCTGGGCAGCACCGAGATCAAGTGGAATTTCACCAAATTCCTCGTCGGCAAAGACGGGCTCGTCGTGGACCGGTATGCACCGCAGACGAATCCGGCCAAGCTGGAAGATGAGATTGCGGCTCTGCTCTAG
- a CDS encoding MarR family winged helix-turn-helix transcriptional regulator, whose amino-acid sequence MTTSHLLPPDERLKLDNQLCFAIYAASRELTKLYRPLLERLELTYPQYLALLALWEHDGMTVKELGHRLYLDSGTLTPMLKRMEQQGLIRRTRAAEDERKVILSLTGKGHSLKKEAACIPAQLAELVDSARLDPACLLRDIRTLLDHLSQHPPQQAE is encoded by the coding sequence ATGACGACATCCCATCTCCTGCCGCCGGATGAACGGCTGAAGCTGGATAACCAGCTCTGCTTCGCCATTTATGCGGCTTCCCGGGAATTGACGAAGCTATACCGGCCGCTTCTGGAGCGGCTGGAGCTGACCTACCCGCAATATCTCGCCCTCCTGGCGCTATGGGAACATGACGGCATGACGGTGAAGGAATTGGGTCACCGCTTATATTTGGACTCCGGCACGCTAACGCCGATGCTGAAGCGCATGGAGCAGCAAGGGCTGATTCGGCGGACTCGCGCCGCTGAGGATGAACGCAAGGTCATCCTCTCGCTGACCGGCAAGGGCCATTCCTTGAAAAAGGAGGCGGCCTGCATCCCTGCCCAATTAGCGGAGCTGGTTGACAGCGCCCGGCTCGATCCGGCATGCCTGCTGCGCGACATCCGCACGCTGCTGGACCATTTGTCGCAGCATCCTCCGCAGCAGGCCGAATGA
- the serS gene encoding serine--tRNA ligase: MLDIKWIRSHPDTVQEAARVKGMEFDVNELLQWDEARRARLQEADTLRQARNEVSARIAACLRDGRRDEAETLKASVREMNETLERLERELGEAEREFRRCMLLVPNLPAADSPVGASDADNVELRRVGEPPRFTFEPLDHVELGERLGLIDTERGVKVAGSRSYYLRQAGVLLHRAVQQLALDLLADRGFTLLDVPLLAREEALVGTGFFPLGEEQTYALPEDGLWLVGTSEVSLAAYYSGEIVDVSEPIRLAGASSCFRREVGSAGRDVRGLYRVHQFAKVEQVVLTRSDPAESNRMLEEMVAHAEDILHALELPYRVMDVCTGDMSQKTYKQYDIETWMPGRAAYGETHSASNLLDFQARRLQIRYRDEDGALQYCHTLNNTAVASPRILIPLLENHQQADGSVRIPEALRPYMRGMDRIQ, translated from the coding sequence ATGCTGGATATCAAATGGATTCGCAGCCACCCGGATACGGTTCAGGAGGCGGCCCGGGTCAAAGGAATGGAGTTCGACGTGAATGAACTGCTTCAATGGGATGAAGCGAGAAGAGCGAGGCTGCAGGAGGCGGATACGCTCCGCCAAGCCCGCAATGAGGTTTCGGCCCGCATCGCGGCCTGTCTGCGCGATGGTCGGCGTGATGAAGCCGAGACGCTGAAGGCGAGCGTGCGGGAGATGAACGAGACGCTGGAGCGTCTGGAACGGGAACTCGGCGAAGCGGAGCGGGAATTCCGCCGCTGCATGCTGCTCGTTCCGAATCTGCCGGCGGCGGATTCTCCGGTCGGCGCTTCGGACGCCGACAATGTGGAGCTGCGGCGCGTCGGCGAGCCGCCACGCTTCACCTTCGAGCCGCTTGATCATGTTGAGCTCGGCGAGCGGCTTGGCCTGATCGACACGGAGCGCGGGGTGAAGGTCGCGGGCTCGCGCAGCTATTACTTGCGGCAGGCTGGCGTGCTGCTCCATCGGGCGGTGCAGCAGCTGGCGCTCGATCTGCTCGCCGACCGCGGCTTCACGCTGCTGGACGTGCCGCTCCTCGCGCGGGAGGAGGCGCTGGTCGGGACCGGCTTCTTCCCGCTTGGCGAGGAGCAGACATACGCGCTGCCCGAGGACGGCCTCTGGCTCGTCGGCACGTCGGAGGTCAGCCTCGCCGCGTATTACAGCGGCGAGATCGTGGACGTGAGCGAGCCGATCCGGCTGGCGGGCGCCTCGTCCTGCTTCCGCCGCGAAGTCGGCTCGGCCGGCCGGGATGTGCGCGGCCTGTACCGGGTTCACCAGTTCGCCAAGGTGGAACAGGTCGTGCTGACCCGCAGCGATCCGGCGGAATCGAACCGGATGCTGGAGGAGATGGTCGCCCACGCCGAGGACATCCTTCATGCCCTGGAGCTGCCGTACCGCGTCATGGACGTCTGCACCGGCGACATGTCGCAGAAGACGTATAAGCAGTACGATATCGAGACGTGGATGCCCGGGCGCGCCGCTTACGGCGAGACCCACTCGGCCTCGAATCTGCTCGACTTCCAGGCGCGGCGGCTGCAGATCCGCTACCGTGACGAGGACGGGGCGCTCCAGTACTGCCACACCCTCAACAATACGGCCGTCGCCAGCCCGCGCATCCTGATTCCGCTGCTGGAGAATCATCAGCAGGCGGACGGATCGGTGCGGATCCCGGAAGCGCTGCGGCCATATATGCGCGGAATGGATCGCATCCAATAA
- a CDS encoding copper amine oxidase N-terminal domain-containing protein: MRKWMLAGLCLVIGLGLQLLAGPGNAEAAGNTAAGGKATNVYMNGFQLTEWRWERNYIMVPLFAFDDYSYFGNSNDQEITYKWDAATKTVWVYSKGKSNAVKLVADKTAAWVNGKEVELAAPVKIIDGHTYVPLRFVSEALGGEVEWNNSTRTAIIRTPERVRRDEVLRTGGLEDARKEALLLPFVFPNRELPYRAEGFEVKIEFPEGEALRYYSTVKDVKSYIAVNEEGLAEVLWQGRTTSNPDTYLEESGTRPEGEASLIYFQHTFPVQDTVKYGKIDKDGKAAELGTFEVKRSLRTSADAVTAIAGEKRKDASAAEGSGKSASKTASKNASTQDYK; the protein is encoded by the coding sequence ATGCGCAAATGGATGCTAGCCGGATTATGTCTGGTCATCGGGTTGGGACTCCAATTATTGGCCGGACCGGGGAACGCGGAGGCGGCGGGCAATACGGCGGCTGGCGGGAAGGCGACCAATGTGTACATGAACGGATTTCAGCTAACGGAATGGAGATGGGAGCGCAATTACATCATGGTTCCGTTATTTGCTTTTGATGATTACAGTTACTTCGGCAACTCGAACGACCAGGAGATTACGTACAAATGGGACGCGGCCACCAAGACGGTATGGGTATATTCCAAGGGCAAGTCGAATGCCGTGAAGCTGGTCGCGGATAAGACGGCCGCTTGGGTGAACGGCAAAGAAGTGGAGCTGGCGGCTCCGGTCAAAATCATTGACGGCCACACGTATGTGCCGCTCCGCTTCGTGAGCGAGGCGCTGGGCGGCGAGGTGGAGTGGAACAACAGCACGCGTACGGCAATTATCCGGACGCCGGAACGGGTGCGGCGGGATGAGGTGCTGCGCACCGGAGGGCTGGAGGATGCGCGCAAGGAAGCCTTGCTGCTGCCCTTCGTCTTCCCGAACCGTGAGCTGCCGTATCGGGCCGAAGGCTTCGAGGTCAAGATCGAATTCCCGGAAGGAGAAGCTTTGCGCTACTACTCTACGGTGAAGGATGTGAAGAGCTACATCGCCGTGAATGAGGAGGGGCTGGCGGAAGTGTTATGGCAGGGACGGACGACATCCAATCCGGATACCTATCTGGAGGAGAGCGGAACCCGGCCCGAAGGGGAGGCGTCGCTAATCTATTTTCAGCATACGTTCCCGGTTCAGGACACGGTCAAATATGGCAAGATCGACAAGGACGGCAAGGCGGCCGAACTGGGAACCTTCGAGGTCAAGCGATCGCTGCGGACCTCCGCAGATGCAGTGACGGCCATTGCCGGCGAGAAGCGGAAGGATGCGTCGGCCGCCGAGGGCAGCGGCAAGAGCGCAAGTAAGACCGCAAGTAAGAACGCAAGCACGCAAGACTACAAGTAA
- a CDS encoding LysE family translocator, with protein MNLFFTYLLAGLAVAMPVGAMTVEMTKQGLKKGFMHGWAVGLGGMTIDLLLIIALYMGLASVLAIPYIQIPMWLIGAGFLAFLGYDSIKNSDQDIALAGDKPNKSFFSSYRNGLLVAVSPGNLVFWISVFGAVLSDSYDMTQPGKFLIVGAGILTGILVHDVGLLAIVAVTRKAMSRTMIKRVSIIAGFILFGFAGYFLYEFIIALKGIL; from the coding sequence TTGAATCTATTTTTCACGTATCTGCTAGCGGGGCTTGCCGTTGCCATGCCGGTAGGCGCAATGACCGTTGAAATGACGAAGCAAGGTCTGAAAAAGGGGTTTATGCATGGTTGGGCGGTAGGCTTAGGCGGAATGACCATCGATCTTCTACTAATTATTGCCTTATATATGGGCTTGGCTTCCGTACTTGCCATACCCTACATTCAAATCCCAATGTGGCTGATCGGTGCAGGGTTCTTGGCGTTCTTAGGCTATGATTCTATCAAAAACTCGGATCAAGATATTGCGTTAGCTGGCGATAAACCGAACAAATCTTTTTTCAGCTCCTATCGCAATGGTTTACTTGTAGCGGTGTCGCCGGGAAACCTCGTGTTCTGGATCTCCGTGTTCGGAGCTGTACTTTCGGATTCGTATGATATGACCCAACCGGGAAAATTCTTAATCGTGGGTGCAGGTATTTTAACCGGTATTCTCGTCCATGATGTTGGATTACTAGCCATTGTGGCGGTCACAAGGAAAGCTATGAGCAGAACGATGATCAAAAGGGTATCCATCATCGCCGGTTTTATTTTATTTGGTTTTGCGGGCTATTTTTTATATGAGTTTATCATCGCACTCAAAGGAATCCTATAA